A stretch of DNA from Synechococcus sp. PROS-9-1:
ATTAAGTATGCCCCCTGATTACCTACCTGTCAACTGGTTAGTACCCAATTAACAGAAGATGAGTAGAAATACTTAGAACTTCATCAGTCCACTCGTTGGCTTCACTGGTCTGATGTCCTGTGTTGCCTTGACCAGATCATTCCATCTCTCCATTCCTCCCTTGCCAGTAATGCCAGCTATGAGGTTGTCGAGGGTCATCAGTCCTTGAAGGGCTTTGCCATAGGGACCACCCACAGCTCCAACTGTTTGTCGGACTGCTTGGCCACCTAACCCTCTAAGTGCTGCCTTCGGATCGAACTGGATCTTCACCCCATCTGATCGTTGCCAGGTGGTAGGTCCAACCCTCTTCGCATCGAAGCCTCCCTTCCCGTTGTTAGCCAAGACACCATTGGTTGCCCTGTCGAAGAAGGTGCTCCTCCTGCCTTGCTGCCCATCTCCCGTGAAGAACTCACCAGTCACATGGTCTCCGATCTTTACTTGATCAAGAGCTCCACCTACTGAGGCATTCATCCGTTGCTGAGCTAACCCCCTTTGCTGTGGGTTGAGGTTGTTAGGAACTTGGAAGGGTGTTCCCCCTTTCCTTTGGTTGATGGTCCTATCCCATGCCATGTCATGAACCTTGACTCCATTGATCCCCTGCTTTGGATGCGGGGTGACATAGGACTCACTGCTCACAGCAGGTGACTGTCTATAGGTCGTGAACTTGGTACCCCTTGGGTTCCTGTTCTTATTGGTGACCTTTGGATTCGATTCACTTCTATGGGCTGCTAATGCCCTCTTATCTATCTGTTGCTTTGAGGTGGGCTGGATGGCTGTCTGTTGGAAGTTGCTCCATAGCCTCCGCTCCTCCTCCTTTGTTAATGGCTTCATCTAATAGTCAAGCTTGATGGTCTTAGGTCTTACAAGGCCGTCGCCTATGCCAAGTCCCTCAGCTCTTGACCTTCTCTAATAAGGAGAGCAGATCCTTGAGTTCGGTGATCCTTTCGGGTGTGAGGCTGTCTAGCCCTGCTCCGATGACCACCTCTCTCTCCTTCTCTGGAATGAGGTCTATATAAGGAGGGACTTCCCTCTCCTTCTTCTCTGCTCTTACCTGAGTCCTTGGGATGTAATCCCTGGTGTCCTCTCTTACTGGGACCTGAACCTCAGCATCATCGAGCTGGGCTCTGTACTTAGGAAGCTTGAGTGCTGTCTCTACTAGCTCAGCAGCCATAGCTGACATGGCCCTCTTGTTGTGTTTGGCCAGGGTTCTGACCATTGCGTACTCCTCTGGTTGGAGAAGTGTCTGAACTCGATCAAGGCTGGATGGCATTGGTTGTTCTCTCGTGGATTAGGTGGGTACTAACGTGACTAACGGTTATTGGCCTCATACTAGCTGCATGTAAAAGGTTAGTACTTTTATAGCTGTTGACAAGAGTAGATCCCTTGCTGTACCTGCGATCTCAGCGATCAGCGTTACTCTTCAGTCGTAAGGGGGAGAGTTTCTCCTTTTGCGTTGTTGTTTCAATTGGCCGTTGAGCTGCTTCGCGATTGAGTTCCCGCTCCAAGGCGGCAATCCTTCTCTCTCTAAGGCAGTGCCGACAGCCTCCTGTGGTTTGGAGATGCTTTTCAGGCGTGATGCTGATCAGTTGGACCGGATGCTTGTTGCAACGAATTTTGACCGGGCTCTTGTAGCTGCGGTATTTAATCTCTGAGTAATCGAAGTGATCACCAAAGCGCTTACGCGCTCGTTTGAGAAATTCCGATTCCGTGATGCGAGCTGCCATGGGAAGAATGTATGGGGTGTTGCCGCGAAGTTTTCGTCTCTGTTATGGCTCGTTACTGGTTTGTTTCAGGCAAGACCCACGATCGATGAGCTGGAACCATCGCGTTGGCTGGATTGAACCGCAAGCTTCGGCTTACTGGTTTGATCGATGTCAGGAACAGATTGTCTGGGAGCAACCCCAAGTTCGGGTGTACGGCAAGCTCCACCGTGTGCCGAGAATGACTGCTTTTCTCGCAGATGCTTCGGTGTCATACCGCTATAGCGGTGTGATTCATCGCGGTCAGGGCTGGCCCGACTGGTTTACGCCTTTGCTGGAGCAGGTGAATGAGAGTTGTTCTGCCCAATTCAATGGTTGTTTGTTCAATCTCTATCGGGATGGAGATGACCGCATGGGCTGGCATGCCGATGACGAACCGGAGATTGATGCCAGATGTCCGATCGCATCCCTTTCTTTTGGTGCCACCAGGGCGTTGCAGTTTCGTCATCGCCAGAGCCAGAGCCGAGAGGAACTAGCCCTTGCAGATGGGGATTTGCTGGTGATGGAACCTGATTGCCAACGGTTGTGGATGCACGCCCTTCCGGTTCGCAAGAGGGTACGCACGCCAAGGTTGAACCTCACGTTCCGAGTCTTTCTCCCAATGTCTTCAGCAGCACAGCCCAAATTGGCACCGTGATCAGTGCCATGAGGGTGCTGCGCCAAATGAGCTGTGCTGCTGCAGTGCTGTCTGCCTGCTCGGTTTCTGCCATTAAGAGCACGGAAATGGCAGTGGGGGCTGCAGCTTGTAGGACAAGGGCCTGACGCGCGAAAACGCTGATGGGAAGGATCAGGCTGAGTCCCAATACGAATGCAGGAAACAGCAGAAGTTTGCACCCCAGAGCAGCATTCAACGTTTTGCGCTGAGCGCTCTGGGTTGCTGCTTCTGCCTGCGGTGTTGTTGATTTCGCGTCTGAAAGGCCTGCAAGTCGCATGCCCACAACGATTAAGGCCAGCACGATCACAACCCTTGAAGGCATCCACAGTGCGGCCGTAATCGTGGCTTGCCATGGTGTTGCCAACACAACCAAGGCGCCCAGGAGTCCTCGTGAGGCAGGACTGGAACTGAGGTGGTTGATCAATACACGCCAACGTTGCGGATCAGCCTCCGGACTTGATCCTGCAAGCCAGATCGGTCCTAGCCCCCATGCCAGGAGCGTTGCGCCGAAGTCGTAGCCGATACTGACTGATAAAGCTTCTGGTGGAAGCAAGGCCAGCGCGACCGGAATCCCGAAATAGGCAGTGTTACCAACGCAACAGCCCAGTTGCAGCGTGGGCGAGAGCAGCGGATCGTCCCCTCGGCGCCAGCGTCTGAGCACCATCAGCATGCCCATGATGGCGGCCGCGGCCACGGCGGCCGTGCTGATCAGGGAGCTGTTCAATCCACCTTTCAACAGCAAGCCCATCAGGCTGATGGGGACGCCGTAGCGCACGAGTGGCGTCGCTAACGGCTTGACCCAACTTGGTTTGAATCGTCCGAGCAGATATCCAACAAGAAGGCCTGGAATGAGTTCAACCAGGAGGCGAAGAATCGCGGTAGCTGCCAGATCTGAGTAAATACTAGGAACACGCACAACGATGTGCCAAAGTTTCAGCTGTCCCACGACAGGTGCTCAGTGGCTGTTTCGGCTCCTTTCTGTTCCATCCCCCAGAGAGTGGTTCAGCTCAGTGAAACCTTGCAAGCTCAACGTGAGCGCTTGCAGGAGCGGTTGGCTGAGCAAATTCATAGCCTTCCCGTTGGCAATGAAAGCTGGCAGCAAACCGAAAGGGAGCTCATAGCTGCTGAACGGGCCCTGCATCAGTTGGATGGCAGTTGTCAGTTAGTCATTTGATTGAGGAAGCGCCTGCTGCGCTCTTCTTTGGCATGGCTGAAAAATGTCTTTGCGTCTGAAAGTTCAACTACTTTCCCAGCGTCCATAAACAGCACCCGGTCAGCGACTTCACGGGCAAATCCCAGTTCATGCGTAACGACCACCATGGTCATTCCTGCTGAGGCCAGCGTGCGCATGGCATCGAGAACTTCCTTGACGCGTTCTGGATCGAGAGCACTGGTTGGCTCGTCGAACAGCATCACCTCTGGATCCATCGCCAAGGCTCTGGCGATGGCGACGCGTTGTTGCTGCCCCCCACTGAGCTGGGCAGGCCGTTTCATGGCCTGATCAGCGATCCCCATTTGGCTCAGGAGCGAGAGCGCCCTCAGCTCCGCCTCTTTTTTCTTTGTTTTTTTGACGCGGATTGGTGCCAGCGTGATGTTGTCGAGGATGGAGAGGTGGGGAAACAAATTGAACTGTTGAAAGACCATTCCAACCCTGCGCCGTATTCGTTTGATCTGTCGTTCGTCATGGTTGGAATCCAGCTGAATCCCTACGATTTCTAATTGACCTTCATCAATGTTCTCCAAGCCATTGAAGGTGCGGATCAAGGTGCTTTTCCCTGAACCAGAGGGCCCCATGACAACAAGAACTTCGCCAAGGTTGACACTGAGATTCACCTCATCAAGAGCACGATGATCGTCGGAATAGGACTTACTAACGGACTGCGCGTGAATGGCGATGGACATAGGTTTTGTGGCGGTACGAACGGTCTTAGGAGCTAGTGGATAAGTGGCCTTGACGTTCAATTCGCTTCGCTAAGAGGGCCATCCCTGAACAGAGCAACCAATACACACCTGCGAGCCATACATAAACCTCCAGATGTCGGCCGATGTATTCAGGGTTTGCGAGCAAGCTTCGGCTGATTCCTAGCAGTTCTATTAATCCGAGAATGGCCATCAAGCTTGTGTTTTGCAGTAATCCAATCGCTTGGTTGGTCAGGGCCGGAACAGCAATTCTCAAGGCTTGAGGAAGAATGATCAGTCTCATGGTGAGAGACGCATTGAGGCCGAGGGCCGCGGCCGCCTCCGCTTGTGTGGGTGGGATGGATTGCAGTCCTCCGCGCACATCCTCTGCCACATAAGCCGCTGCAAATAGTGCAAAAGCCATGACAGCTCTCAACACTCTGTTGATTTCGATCTCAACCGGAAGGAAGAGCGGGAGGAGCAACTGCCCGAAGAAAAGAACCGCAATGAGAGGAACGGCACGCATGAGGTCGATGTAAATGCGGCAAAGCATCGCCACCAAACCCAAATTGGACGTTCTGCCGATCGCAAGCCCTACCCCCATGGGCAGGGCTAAAAAACCACTCGCTGTGGTCAGCAGCAAGGTGAGGGTGAGCCCTCCCCAGGCGCGAGAGGGCACGGCTTGGAGGTTGGCGGCTCCAGCAAGCAGAACAACTCCTGTAGGCACCATCAGGATCCATGCCCAGGGAAGCAAAGGTTGGAGGCGTTTCAGACGTTGAGGCAAGTAATCACTGCCCAGCGTGGTGATCGTTAGCAGCAGGAGAGCGGCCATCCAAACCAAAGGCCTCCAGCGTTGATCAGCGGGATAGCTGCCAAAGGCATAAAGCGGAAGGTTGTGGCTGACCACACGCCAATCAGCCCCAGTGATCAGCCAGGATCCCGTTGACCAGAGAGCCCAAAGAATCAACCCGAGCATGAGAACGCTGAATGCGGCCTCAATCGGTTTTTGCCGCCAACGCTGATAGCGCTGTCGCCGAGGTTTGAACTGGCTCGCCATTAGCTGGCGGCTGGTGGAGCATCCGTGGGCTTGAGCAAGTTCAAGGCGGATAGGAAAAGAGACACTCCAAAGATGGTCCCCAAAGCCCAAAGGCTGTCAGAAGGCCATTCGATCACCAATAGCAATCCGAGGATGGCAGTCACGATTCCATCAACCACCACAAGACCGCTAGCTGGTGCATGGGAACTGGCTCCTGTTGCTAATTCCATCAAGCCTTCTACAAGCAAGAGGACGCCTGCAAACAGGGTGAGGCTGATTTCACTGTCGATGGGGTCGATCAGAATGAAGACAGCACCAACGATGTAAAGCAGGCCTGACAAGCCTTTAAAGAGTTTCCCTTGATTGTTTGGAATATCTCCAATCCGAAGCAGTTGATTGATCCCAGCTACGAACACAATCCCCCCTAAGCCAATGGTGAGAAGGGTCGCTGATGCAAAAGGCAGCAAAATGGCTGCAATAGAGGCCACAATTAAAAAGACTGCAGCGATACGGCGACTATTCATGAATGCAGAGCATACCTTTTCAGCTTAATGATGGTTCTGGTTTTTTAAAACAGCTCGGTTCAGCAGCTGCATCCCTCCATTGATAAGCAAGTTCAGCAGTAAAAAGCTCAGCAAAAGCAGCAAAAATCCTTCAATTGCTCGTCCTGTTTGGGTGATGGTTGTGTCACTCACCGCGTAAAGATCGGCGTAGCCCACCGCAATCGCCAGCGTGCTGTTTTTGGCAAGATTCAAATATTGACTGCTGAGTGCAGGCAAAATTGCTGGGAGGGCCTGGGGAAGGATGATTCGGCGTAATCCAAGTCCCTCCGTCATGCCCAGACTGCGGAAGGCTTCCCACTGGCCGCGTGGGACGGAATCGAGGCCACCGCGAACCACTTCTGCAATGGATGCTCCCGTAAACACGCTGAGTCCGAGAAGGACCGCTGCAAACTCAACACTGAGCGTGACTCCGAGCAAGCTGATCCCCTGATTGGACAGCTGGATCACGGCTCCTAGTGGTGCGAATGGCTGGGAAGGAAGTCCCAGAAAGGCAACGAAGTACCAGAACAGAAGCTGCAATAGGAGAGGAATCTGACGAATGGATCCCACATAGAGAGCTGCTAGCTGCCTTAACAACGGATTCAGGCTGCGGCGCGCAGCACCGGTGCTGACGCCCAGCAGGGTTGCCAACACAATTCCTGCAACGATCACGCGCAAGCTGTTGAGCCATCCCATCAGCAGTGCCCAGGCCGTGCTGTCTGAAGGTTGATAAGGAAGGGAGTGCTCACTGAGCGCGAAACCTGCGGGTCGCCACAGCCAATCAAAACTGAGGCCTAGGCCTGTTCTTATCAGATTGACCGCAAGGTTATTGATCAGAATCCCCATCACGGTGAGGAGCCCCAGCACGATGATGACCTGCAACCACAATCGTTTTGAACGATTCATTGGAATGGGGGTGAGGTCAGTACGCCTCCATTGCTGTACAGATTATTGAGGCCCCTTGGAATTGGAACGGCACTCTCCGGGCCGAGATGTCGATTATAGATTTCACCGTAATTACCTACTGCTTGAATCACTTGGACAATGAAATCGTTGTTTAAACCTAATTTTTGACCTAAATCACCATCTACCCCAAGAAAACGCCTCAGCTGTGTGAGTTCAGGTCGACGTTGGGCTTCCTCCAGCTTGTTTCCGATGTTTTCTTGTGTAATGCCTAATTCTTCTGCAGCGATCAACGCATAGATCACCCAGCGCATGGCGTCCGTTAGGCGCTGATCACCACCTGCTGACAGTGGAGCAAGGGGCTCTTTGCTCAAGACTTCAGGGAGAATCACGTGTTGCTCTGGATTGTTAAAACCCGATCTGGCCGCGGCGAGCTGAGAGCGATCCGATGTCATGGCGCTGCAGCGACCTTGAAGGTAGCCAGCGATGACTTGATTGAGATCCTGATACTTAATTGGTTTGTAGTCGATCCCTTTTGCCTGAAAGGCATCGTTGAGGTTTTGCTCCGTCGTGGTGCCTGAGCCCACGCAGATGGTTTTGCCCTTGAGGTTGTTGAGATTGGAGATCCCACTGCTGCGCTTGACCAAGAGACCTTGTCCGTCATGAAAGACCACAGGAGCGAAGCTGACGCCATTGCCTCCCGCGGCATCTCTGCTGAGGTTGAACGTGGTGTTGCGCGATAGGAGATCAATCTCTCCGGTACGTAGTGCTGTGAAACGTTCTGGAGCGGTTAGGGACCTGTATTGCACTTGATCTGGGCTGCCATTAATTGCTGCAGCAAAGGCTCGACAGATGTCCACATCAAGTCCAGCGAAGGATCCATCCCTTTGCAGAAAACTAAAACCTGGAATCTTGCCGCTGACTCCGCAGCGAAGCTCGGTTCTCCGTTTAATGAGATCGAGTCTTGAGGCTCCACCTTCGCCAAGCGTGGCACACCCATTCAAAATGAATAGGAAAGAAACCAGTGGCAGTGCAAGAAGACGGACTCTCATCTGATTGTCTCTGGTATGGAACAAGTGTGTCAGAGCTCGTTCGTCAGGGCGGATCGTTCTTGTCAACTCAGAGAACTGGTTTAGCTTTCGCGAGTGTTCGTGAACAGCTTGATGATGCGAACACTTGTAGGATCTGCACTCTTTTCATCTCTAATTTTATTTGGAATGCTCCCCCCAGCTCTTGCTTGGGAAGAGACTGATCAACAGGCTTATTATAATAAAATGTCTCTTCTAAAAGTAATACTTGAAGGGGCGCGAATGAGGGCTGTTGAAACGAATGATTTGCAGACCCTATGTCTGATTATGAGCATCGGTAATGACGTGACGATTCGCTATTTGGAGTTAAATCCGAATGACGTCGAGATCAGCGATCGTCTCGAGGGCATGCGGCATGATATGACCGCTTGTTTGGCACTCCTCTACAACAAGGAATAGCCATCAGGCTGATTCACGATTAACCATGACCTCCCTCAGGTTGGCTCCCGATCCTTTCAAAGAGATTCAAGCTTTCTTTGTTTAATCCTTCAACGTTTACGACGGATCCACCAAGTCTGAGTTTGCGAATGAGTTGGTTGAGTGCTCCAACACCACTTTGATCCCAAATATGTGCCTGACTCATATCAATAGTGATTCTGGCTGGATGATCGTGAACGTCAAATCCTTGTAGGAAATAAATCTTGCTTACAAAGAACAATTGTCCACTGACCACATAGCGGCACTCGTCTTCACTGATTTTGATCGCGTCGACGCGAATGACTTTTGCAACTTTGCGGCTGAATAAAACACCTGCAAGCGCCACACCGGCCAGTACTCCAAGAGCAAGGTTGTGGGGAGTGGTGAGCATGGTGACTGCAAAAGTCATCACCATTACGGCAGTGTCACTTTTGGGGATATTTCGAATATTTCGCAAGCCAGCGATGTCGGCTGTACTGACGGCGATTCCAATCATGACTGCAACCAGAGCTGCCATTGGGATCTGCTTAAGCCATGTACTGGCCAGTAAAATCATCGCTAAGAGGCTGATTCCTGAGGAAAGGGTGGAGAGGCGTGTTCGTCCGCCGTTATCGATGTTCATGACGGATTGACCCACCAAGGCGCAGCCAGCCATTCCTCCAAACAAGGAAGACACGATGTTTGCAATTCCCTGGCCTTTCGCTTCAGTATTTTTGTTTGAATTAGAATCAGTTCTCTCGTCAAGAATATCTTGAGTGAGGAATGTTTCCATCAAGCCGACTAGTGATATCGATAAAGCTGTTGGTAAGACAATTCCAAACGTCTCTAAATTAAGAGGAACCCTTTGGTTGCTTATGTCTCCAAAGGGAATGTTGAACATAGGGAGACCATTGGGGAG
This window harbors:
- a CDS encoding amino acid ABC transporter permease, producing the protein MASQFKPRRQRYQRWRQKPIEAAFSVLMLGLILWALWSTGSWLITGADWRVVSHNLPLYAFGSYPADQRWRPLVWMAALLLLTITTLGSDYLPQRLKRLQPLLPWAWILMVPTGVVLLAGAANLQAVPSRAWGGLTLTLLLTTASGFLALPMGVGLAIGRTSNLGLVAMLCRIYIDLMRAVPLIAVLFFGQLLLPLFLPVEIEINRVLRAVMAFALFAAAYVAEDVRGGLQSIPPTQAEAAAALGLNASLTMRLIILPQALRIAVPALTNQAIGLLQNTSLMAILGLIELLGISRSLLANPEYIGRHLEVYVWLAGVYWLLCSGMALLAKRIERQGHLSTSS
- a CDS encoding amino acid ABC transporter ATP-binding protein encodes the protein MSIAIHAQSVSKSYSDDHRALDEVNLSVNLGEVLVVMGPSGSGKSTLIRTFNGLENIDEGQLEIVGIQLDSNHDERQIKRIRRRVGMVFQQFNLFPHLSILDNITLAPIRVKKTKKKEAELRALSLLSQMGIADQAMKRPAQLSGGQQQRVAIARALAMDPEVMLFDEPTSALDPERVKEVLDAMRTLASAGMTMVVVTHELGFAREVADRVLFMDAGKVVELSDAKTFFSHAKEERSRRFLNQMTN
- a CDS encoding HdeD family acid-resistance protein, with protein sequence MNSRRIAAVFLIVASIAAILLPFASATLLTIGLGGIVFVAGINQLLRIGDIPNNQGKLFKGLSGLLYIVGAVFILIDPIDSEISLTLFAGVLLLVEGLMELATGASSHAPASGLVVVDGIVTAILGLLLVIEWPSDSLWALGTIFGVSLFLSALNLLKPTDAPPAAS
- a CDS encoding alpha-ketoglutarate-dependent dioxygenase AlkB, which codes for MSWNHRVGWIEPQASAYWFDRCQEQIVWEQPQVRVYGKLHRVPRMTAFLADASVSYRYSGVIHRGQGWPDWFTPLLEQVNESCSAQFNGCLFNLYRDGDDRMGWHADDEPEIDARCPIASLSFGATRALQFRHRQSQSREELALADGDLLVMEPDCQRLWMHALPVRKRVRTPRLNLTFRVFLPMSSAAQPKLAP
- a CDS encoding AEC family transporter, which gives rise to MLRLLVELIPGLLVGYLLGRFKPSWVKPLATPLVRYGVPISLMGLLLKGGLNSSLISTAAVAAAAIMGMLMVLRRWRRGDDPLLSPTLQLGCCVGNTAYFGIPVALALLPPEALSVSIGYDFGATLLAWGLGPIWLAGSSPEADPQRWRVLINHLSSSPASRGLLGALVVLATPWQATITAALWMPSRVVIVLALIVVGMRLAGLSDAKSTTPQAEAATQSAQRKTLNAALGCKLLLFPAFVLGLSLILPISVFARQALVLQAAAPTAISVLLMAETEQADSTAAAQLIWRSTLMALITVPIWAVLLKTLGERLGT
- a CDS encoding amino acid ABC transporter substrate-binding protein gives rise to the protein MRVRLLALPLVSFLFILNGCATLGEGGASRLDLIKRRTELRCGVSGKIPGFSFLQRDGSFAGLDVDICRAFAAAINGSPDQVQYRSLTAPERFTALRTGEIDLLSRNTTFNLSRDAAGGNGVSFAPVVFHDGQGLLVKRSSGISNLNNLKGKTICVGSGTTTEQNLNDAFQAKGIDYKPIKYQDLNQVIAGYLQGRCSAMTSDRSQLAAARSGFNNPEQHVILPEVLSKEPLAPLSAGGDQRLTDAMRWVIYALIAAEELGITQENIGNKLEEAQRRPELTQLRRFLGVDGDLGQKLGLNNDFIVQVIQAVGNYGEIYNRHLGPESAVPIPRGLNNLYSNGGVLTSPPFQ
- a CDS encoding ABC transporter permease subunit (The N-terminal region of this protein, as described by TIGR01726, is a three transmembrane segment that identifies a subfamily of ABC transporter permease subunits, which specificities that include histidine, arginine, glutamine, glutamate, L-cystine (sic), the opines (in Agrobacterium) octopine and nopaline, etc.), whose protein sequence is MNRSKRLWLQVIIVLGLLTVMGILINNLAVNLIRTGLGLSFDWLWRPAGFALSEHSLPYQPSDSTAWALLMGWLNSLRVIVAGIVLATLLGVSTGAARRSLNPLLRQLAALYVGSIRQIPLLLQLLFWYFVAFLGLPSQPFAPLGAVIQLSNQGISLLGVTLSVEFAAVLLGLSVFTGASIAEVVRGGLDSVPRGQWEAFRSLGMTEGLGLRRIILPQALPAILPALSSQYLNLAKNSTLAIAVGYADLYAVSDTTITQTGRAIEGFLLLLLSFLLLNLLINGGMQLLNRAVLKNQNHH
- a CDS encoding SulP family inorganic anion transporter; its protein translation is MASSPAMGLQNWFSNPRRDVLSGLVVAFAMIPEAIAFSGIAGVDPRVGLFGAFCLSITIAFVGGRTAMITSATGSTALLMTGLVATGNARGEGLGLAYLMAAGILTGVFQILWGYLRLAYQMRFVPLGVLSGFVNALALLIFQAQLPQLGINIHFGEAGHDHVMHALTGGQMAVVWPLVLLGLVIIYGLPRITRALPSQLIAIIVITAISMGLSSIFPDLNIPKVEDLGKLPNGLPMFNIPFGDISNQRVPLNLETFGIVLPTALSISLVGLMETFLTQDILDERTDSNSNKNTEAKGQGIANIVSSLFGGMAGCALVGQSVMNIDNGGRTRLSTLSSGISLLAMILLASTWLKQIPMAALVAVMIGIAVSTADIAGLRNIRNIPKSDTAVMVMTFAVTMLTTPHNLALGVLAGVALAGVLFSRKVAKVIRVDAIKISEDECRYVVSGQLFFVSKIYFLQGFDVHDHPARITIDMSQAHIWDQSGVGALNQLIRKLRLGGSVVNVEGLNKESLNLFERIGSQPEGGHG